In a genomic window of Methylobacter sp. YRD-M1:
- the pheA gene encoding prephenate dehydratase, translating to MTSVTPLSELRDKIDAIDKQILQLINQRACCAMEVAKTKIAQGENGTFYRPDRESLVLRRIKELNEGPLSDDTTVRFFRELMSACLALEKPLDVAFLGPEGTFTQQAAFKHFGHAVKTVPSATINEIFSSVESGNCQFGVVPVENSTEGVISHTLDRFLSSPLKICGEVEIRVHHNLMGNGESLADITEVFSHQQSLAQCRQWLDRHLPHAQRIAVNSNAEAARLVSTKIQAAAIAGQVAAELYGLNILEKNIEDESNNTTRFIIIGQQTSASTGNDKTSLVVSTGNQPGALHKILEPFARFGIGMVHIESRPSRQGLWDYVFFIDIEGHCEDEYVAQALELLKGNAHMLNILGSYPKAVL from the coding sequence ATGACCTCAGTCACCCCACTTTCTGAATTAAGAGACAAAATCGATGCGATCGATAAGCAGATTCTGCAATTGATCAATCAACGCGCGTGCTGTGCGATGGAAGTCGCCAAAACCAAGATTGCTCAAGGCGAGAACGGCACGTTTTACCGGCCTGATCGCGAATCCCTGGTTTTACGGCGCATCAAGGAATTAAATGAAGGCCCTTTGTCCGATGACACCACTGTGCGCTTTTTCAGAGAATTGATGTCGGCATGTTTGGCGCTGGAAAAGCCGCTCGATGTGGCTTTTTTAGGACCTGAAGGCACATTCACCCAGCAGGCGGCTTTCAAGCATTTCGGGCATGCCGTTAAAACCGTGCCTTCTGCCACCATTAATGAGATTTTTAGTTCGGTCGAGAGCGGCAATTGCCAGTTCGGCGTCGTGCCTGTCGAGAATTCCACCGAAGGTGTTATCAGTCATACGTTGGATCGGTTTCTGTCGTCACCGTTGAAAATCTGCGGCGAGGTTGAAATCAGGGTGCATCACAACCTGATGGGGAATGGGGAAAGTCTGGCCGATATTACCGAGGTCTTTTCCCATCAGCAATCGCTGGCCCAATGCCGGCAGTGGCTGGACAGGCATTTGCCGCATGCTCAGCGGATTGCTGTCAACAGCAATGCCGAGGCTGCAAGGCTGGTGTCGACTAAGATACAGGCAGCCGCCATTGCCGGTCAGGTGGCTGCCGAGCTGTACGGACTCAATATTCTGGAAAAGAATATTGAAGATGAATCCAATAATACGACACGCTTTATCATCATAGGCCAGCAAACATCGGCTTCCACGGGCAACGACAAAACCTCGCTGGTGGTCTCTACAGGTAACCAGCCCGGTGCTTTGCATAAAATTCTCGAGCCTTTCGCAAGATTCGGCATCGGCATGGTTCACATCGAGTCCCGACCTTCAAGGCAGGGCTTGTGGGATTATGTCTTTTTTATCGATATTGAAGGTCATTGCGAGGATGAGTATGTGGCTCAAGCCCTCGAGTTGTTGAAAGGCAATGCGCATATGCTCAATATTCTGGGCTCTTATCCTAAAGCCGTTCTTTAA
- the aroA gene encoding 3-phosphoshikimate 1-carboxyvinyltransferase, which produces MSKTITFKVQPGGRLQGEARVPGDKSISHRSIMLGALADGVTHVKGFLEAEDALATLQAFRDMGVQIEGPVNGELTIHGVGKHGLKEPAKELYLGNSGTSMRLLSGLLAGQAFNTVLTGDKSLSGRPMKRVTEPLAAMGADIKTAEKGTAPLHITGKAGQLTGIDYVMPMASAQVKSCLLLAGMYAQGETSVTEPAPTRDHTERMLAGFSYPVKQQGNKVSINSDGFLKATEIDVPSDISSAAFFLVGASIAPGSDLLLKHVGINPTRTGIIDILRLMGARIEVLNERIVGGEPVADLHVVYSPLKGIDIPEALVPLAIDEFPVLFIAAACAEGQTRLTGAEELRVKESDRIQVMADGLQALGVDAQPTADGMIIQGGPIGGGEVISHGDHRIAMSFSIAGLRANAPITIHDCENVNTSFPGFKDLAKNLGLDLVCEEM; this is translated from the coding sequence ATGTCGAAAACAATAACATTTAAAGTTCAGCCGGGCGGAAGATTGCAGGGCGAAGCGCGCGTGCCGGGCGATAAATCCATTTCGCACCGCTCGATTATGCTGGGGGCGCTGGCTGACGGCGTAACGCACGTCAAAGGCTTTCTGGAAGCGGAAGATGCTTTGGCGACACTGCAGGCTTTTCGCGATATGGGCGTACAGATTGAAGGGCCGGTCAACGGTGAACTGACAATTCACGGCGTCGGCAAGCACGGCCTGAAGGAGCCCGCAAAAGAACTTTACCTGGGTAATTCCGGCACATCCATGCGCTTGTTGAGCGGCTTGCTGGCAGGGCAGGCATTCAATACTGTCCTGACAGGCGACAAATCGCTATCCGGCCGGCCCATGAAGCGGGTCACCGAGCCATTGGCGGCGATGGGCGCCGATATAAAAACGGCAGAGAAGGGCACGGCGCCCTTGCATATTACCGGAAAGGCCGGGCAATTGACCGGCATCGATTATGTCATGCCGATGGCCAGTGCTCAGGTCAAATCGTGCCTGTTGCTGGCCGGGATGTATGCGCAAGGCGAAACCAGCGTGACCGAGCCTGCGCCGACGCGCGACCATACCGAGCGCATGCTGGCCGGTTTTTCTTATCCTGTAAAGCAACAGGGAAACAAAGTCAGCATTAATTCCGATGGCTTTTTAAAAGCGACTGAAATCGATGTGCCCAGCGATATTTCATCGGCGGCATTTTTTCTGGTTGGCGCGTCCATCGCGCCAGGCTCTGACCTGCTGCTGAAACATGTCGGCATCAACCCGACGCGTACCGGGATTATCGATATTCTAAGGCTGATGGGCGCTCGTATCGAAGTGCTTAACGAGCGCATTGTCGGCGGCGAGCCGGTAGCTGATCTGCATGTGGTTTATAGCCCGTTGAAAGGTATCGATATACCGGAAGCGCTGGTGCCGCTGGCCATTGACGAATTCCCTGTGCTGTTTATAGCCGCCGCGTGTGCGGAAGGGCAGACGCGCTTGACAGGTGCGGAAGAACTCCGGGTCAAGGAATCGGATCGTATTCAGGTGATGGCCGATGGCTTGCAGGCGCTAGGCGTCGATGCGCAGCCTACGGCAGACGGCATGATCATTCAGGGTGGGCCGATAGGCGGCGGCGAAGTGATTTCGCATGGCGATCACCGCATCGCGATGTCGTTTTCAATTGCCGGATTACGCGCTAACGCGCCTATTACCATTCATGACTGCGAGAATGTGAATACGTCTTTCCCGGGATTCAAGGATCTGGCCAAGAATTTGGGGCTTGACTTGGTTTGTGAGGAAATGTAA
- a CDS encoding low molecular weight protein-tyrosine-phosphatase has product MKKIKVLFVCMGNICRSPTAEGVFAKLLKERDLERHFLIDSAGTHAYHVGEAPDLRAQRAARGRGVELAHLRGRKVVMGDFEDFDFLLAMDDDNYSILLNACPEHYKDKIRYFLEYAPHLGTREVPDPYYGGDYGFERVLDMVEDASEGFLKSLREAGLL; this is encoded by the coding sequence ATGAAGAAAATAAAAGTTCTCTTTGTCTGCATGGGCAATATCTGTCGTTCGCCGACCGCTGAAGGCGTTTTTGCAAAACTGCTGAAGGAGCGTGATCTGGAACGGCATTTTCTGATCGATTCCGCCGGCACGCATGCTTATCATGTCGGCGAAGCGCCTGACTTGCGCGCGCAAAGAGCGGCCCGCGGCCGTGGCGTGGAATTGGCTCATTTGCGGGGCAGAAAAGTCGTGATGGGCGATTTCGAGGATTTCGATTTTCTGCTGGCCATGGATGACGATAATTATTCGATATTGCTCAACGCCTGTCCCGAACACTATAAAGATAAAATCAGATATTTTCTGGAATACGCGCCGCATCTGGGAACACGCGAAGTGCCGGATCCCTACTATGGCGGGGACTATGGTTTCGAGCGGGTGCTGGACATGGTGGAAGACGCGTCGGAAGGCTTTCTGAAGAGTCTTCGGGAAGCGGGACTTCTGTAG
- the serC gene encoding 3-phosphoserine/phosphohydroxythreonine transaminase, which yields MSRVYNFSAGPSALPEQVLHQAQAELMEWRDSGMSVMEMSHRGKFFSIIAEELESDLRALLSIPDNYKVLFMQGGATAQFSFIPQNILRGKTKACYINTGAWSEKAIQDAQNYCEVVVSASSETSNFTTIPDPAGWVLDEQAAYLHYTSNETIHGVEFSDIPESHGLPLVSDMSSNILSRKFDVSRYGLIYAGAQKNMGPSGVTVVIVRDDLIGVVDKQVPPVFNYAEQAKNHSMLNTPATYNWYLVGLVLKWLIKQGGVEAIEQRNIAKADLLYQTIDQSSLYRNPVESSCRSRMNVPFILADQNLDKAFLAEAEANGLFELKGHRSVGGMRASIYNAMPEEGVRALCDFMAEFERTH from the coding sequence ATGTCCAGAGTGTATAATTTCAGTGCAGGTCCATCGGCGCTCCCTGAGCAAGTATTGCATCAGGCTCAGGCAGAATTAATGGAATGGCGTGACAGCGGCATGTCCGTCATGGAAATGAGTCATCGCGGCAAGTTTTTTTCCATCATTGCCGAAGAGCTGGAAAGCGATCTTAGAGCCTTGCTGTCAATTCCCGACAATTACAAGGTTCTGTTCATGCAGGGCGGCGCAACGGCCCAGTTTTCGTTCATCCCGCAGAATATCCTGCGCGGCAAGACCAAAGCCTGTTATATCAATACCGGCGCCTGGTCGGAAAAAGCCATACAGGATGCGCAAAACTACTGCGAAGTCGTCGTCAGCGCGAGTTCGGAGACGTCAAATTTCACGACTATTCCCGATCCGGCAGGCTGGGTTCTGGACGAGCAGGCGGCTTACTTACACTATACGTCCAATGAAACCATTCACGGCGTGGAGTTTTCTGATATTCCCGAAAGCCACGGTCTGCCGCTGGTTTCGGATATGTCGTCTAATATCCTGTCGCGCAAATTTGATGTGAGCCGGTATGGTCTGATTTATGCCGGAGCACAAAAGAATATGGGGCCTTCCGGCGTAACGGTCGTGATCGTCAGAGACGACTTGATAGGCGTTGTCGACAAGCAAGTGCCGCCGGTCTTCAATTATGCCGAACAGGCGAAAAATCATTCCATGCTGAACACGCCGGCGACTTATAACTGGTATCTGGTCGGGTTGGTGCTGAAATGGCTGATAAAGCAGGGCGGCGTTGAGGCGATCGAGCAGCGCAATATCGCGAAGGCCGACTTGCTGTACCAGACTATTGACCAGTCCTCTCTGTACCGGAATCCGGTGGAGTCTTCCTGTCGCTCAAGAATGAATGTGCCGTTCATTCTGGCTGATCAGAATCTGGATAAGGCGTTTCTTGCCGAAGCCGAAGCGAACGGGTTGTTCGAATTGAAGGGACATCGTTCGGTCGGCGGCATGCGCGCCAGTATCTATAATGCCATGCCCGAGGAAGGCGTGCGGGCGCTGTGCGATTTTATGGCAGAATTTGAGAGAACCCATTAA
- the gyrA gene encoding DNA gyrase subunit A yields the protein MSDFAKEIIPVNLEDEMKQSYLDYAMSVIIGRALPDVRDGLKPVHRRVLYAMSELGNDWNKPYKKSARVVGDVIGKYHPHGDTAVYDTIVRMAQPFSLRYMLIDGQGNFGSVDGDSPAAMRYTEVRMSKIAHELLTDLDKETVDFAPNYDESESEPTVLPTRIPALLVNGSSGIAVGMATNIPPHNLSEVISACLALIDKPDTTIQELMKLVPGPDFPTAAIINGASGIYSAYTTGRGKIYLRARCHFEDIGDSSRQAIIATELPYQVNKARLLEKIAELVKDGKLEGISGLRDESDKDGMRMVIELRRGEMPDVVLNNLYKQTQFQTVFGINMVALLDGRPHCLNLKEVLNAFIDHRREIVTRRTIYNLRKARERAHILEGLAVALANIDEMIDLIKAASNPAVAKEGLLARTWNAGLVASLLERADADRSRPEDLLPEFGLANGAYRLSEAQAQAILDLRLHRLTGLEQDKIVNEYKQLLEQIDEYLAILGSDARLMEVIREELVAIKEQYADERRTEIIQTQLDLSDEDLITEEDMVVTMSHEGYVKAQPLSDYKAQRRGGRGKSATATKETDFVDKLIVANTHDTILCFSSLGKVYWLKVYQLPVASRASRGKPFVNLLPLEQGEKINAMLPIREFSDNKFIFMATASGTVKKTPLMEFERQRTSGKIAIELKENDALVGVDVTDGQQNVLLFSSDGKAVCFNETDVRSMGRTASGVRGIRLQDGQKVISLIIGTEGTVLNITENGFGKRTRLEEFTCHRRGGQGLIAIQTSKRNGAVVGAVLVNDHDEIMLITDAGTLVRTPVDGISVVGRNTQGVTVIRLDKKEKVVGVDRIEGGLAGEEDEDVMESETGALDEVESGEES from the coding sequence ATGTCAGACTTCGCTAAAGAAATTATCCCGGTAAATCTCGAAGACGAGATGAAACAGTCGTACCTCGACTACGCCATGAGCGTGATCATAGGACGAGCCCTTCCAGATGTCAGAGACGGTCTTAAGCCGGTTCACCGTCGCGTTTTATACGCGATGAGCGAACTGGGCAACGACTGGAACAAACCCTACAAAAAATCGGCGCGTGTGGTCGGTGACGTCATCGGTAAATACCACCCGCATGGCGACACGGCCGTGTATGACACTATCGTTCGCATGGCGCAGCCTTTCTCCTTGCGCTATATGTTAATCGACGGACAGGGCAACTTCGGCTCTGTCGACGGCGATTCACCCGCTGCGATGCGTTACACCGAAGTGCGCATGTCGAAAATTGCTCATGAATTGCTGACCGACCTTGATAAAGAAACGGTTGATTTTGCGCCCAACTATGACGAATCCGAGTCCGAGCCTACGGTACTGCCGACGCGCATTCCGGCCTTGCTGGTCAATGGCTCGTCCGGTATCGCCGTCGGCATGGCGACCAATATCCCGCCGCACAATCTGTCCGAAGTGATCAGCGCCTGTCTGGCCTTGATCGATAAGCCCGACACCACGATTCAGGAATTAATGAAGCTTGTGCCGGGCCCGGATTTCCCTACCGCGGCGATCATCAACGGCGCTTCCGGCATTTACAGTGCCTATACGACCGGACGCGGCAAAATCTATCTGCGCGCGCGTTGCCATTTCGAAGACATAGGCGACAGCAGCCGGCAGGCGATTATCGCGACAGAATTGCCCTATCAGGTCAACAAGGCACGCTTGCTGGAAAAAATCGCCGAGCTGGTCAAGGACGGTAAACTCGAAGGCATTTCCGGTTTGCGCGATGAGTCCGACAAGGATGGCATGCGCATGGTGATCGAATTGCGCCGCGGCGAAATGCCGGATGTTGTCTTGAACAATCTCTACAAACAGACACAGTTCCAGACCGTTTTCGGCATCAATATGGTCGCGCTGCTGGACGGGCGTCCGCACTGCCTGAATCTGAAAGAGGTGCTCAACGCTTTCATCGATCACCGCCGCGAGATCGTCACGCGCAGAACGATTTACAATTTACGCAAAGCGCGCGAACGAGCCCATATTTTGGAAGGTCTGGCTGTCGCTTTAGCCAATATCGATGAAATGATCGATCTGATCAAAGCGGCCAGTAATCCGGCTGTGGCCAAGGAAGGGCTGTTGGCCAGAACCTGGAATGCAGGACTGGTTGCCTCTCTGTTGGAGAGGGCCGATGCCGACCGTTCCCGGCCTGAGGATCTGCTTCCTGAATTTGGCCTGGCCAATGGCGCTTACCGTCTTTCCGAGGCACAGGCTCAGGCTATTCTCGATTTGCGCCTGCATCGCTTGACAGGGCTTGAGCAGGACAAGATCGTCAATGAATACAAACAGCTGTTGGAACAAATCGATGAATACCTGGCGATCCTCGGCAGCGATGCGCGGTTGATGGAGGTCATCAGGGAAGAACTGGTCGCCATCAAGGAGCAATATGCGGACGAGCGGCGCACCGAAATCATCCAGACGCAGTTGGATCTGTCCGATGAAGATCTGATTACCGAGGAAGACATGGTCGTGACCATGTCGCACGAAGGCTATGTCAAGGCCCAGCCGTTGAGCGATTACAAGGCCCAGCGCCGCGGCGGACGCGGCAAATCCGCAACGGCGACCAAGGAAACCGACTTTGTCGACAAGCTGATCGTGGCCAATACGCACGATACGATTTTGTGCTTCTCGTCGCTGGGCAAGGTTTACTGGCTTAAAGTCTACCAGTTGCCGGTGGCCAGTCGCGCCTCGCGCGGCAAGCCGTTCGTGAATTTATTGCCGCTGGAGCAGGGCGAAAAAATCAATGCTATGTTGCCGATCCGGGAATTTTCCGACAATAAATTCATCTTTATGGCAACGGCCAGCGGCACAGTCAAAAAGACGCCGTTGATGGAATTCGAGCGTCAGCGCACCAGCGGCAAGATCGCGATTGAATTGAAGGAAAATGATGCACTGGTTGGCGTGGATGTGACCGACGGCCAGCAAAACGTGCTGTTGTTCAGCAGTGACGGCAAAGCGGTCTGCTTTAACGAAACCGATGTGCGCTCTATGGGCAGAACGGCGTCCGGTGTGCGCGGCATCCGGTTGCAGGACGGGCAGAAAGTCATTTCCCTGATTATCGGAACCGAAGGCACGGTGCTGAACATTACCGAGAACGGTTTCGGCAAGCGGACCCGGCTTGAAGAGTTCACCTGCCACAGACGCGGCGGCCAGGGTTTGATCGCCATTCAAACGTCGAAACGCAACGGTGCGGTTGTCGGGGCTGTACTGGTCAATGATCATGATGAAATTATGCTGATTACCGATGCCGGCACGCTGGTGCGCACACCCGTTGACGGAATTTCGGTCGTCGGCAGAAATACCCAAGGTGTCACAGTCATTCGTCTGGATAAAAAAGAGAAAGTCGTCGGGGTCGATCGCATTGAAGGCGGACTGGCCGGCGAAGAAGACGAAGATGTGATGGAATCAGAAACGGGAGCACTTGATGAAGTTGAATCCGGAGAAGAATCCTAA
- a CDS encoding dienelactone hydrolase family protein: MAIISNTVGYMDGDVQLEAFFAFDDSVSGRRPAVLINHTWAGRDEFVAEKARKLAGLGYVGFAVDMYGKGILGSGPEENARLMQPLMDDRAMLQKRMQAALYAVKLLPWVDDAKIAAIGFCFGGLCVLDLARTGADIKGVVSFHGLLGAPDNTQSNAIKAKVLALHGHDDPLAPPEQVLAFEQEMTAAGTDWQLHAYGHTMHAFTNPVANYPDSGMVYQPVAERRSWQAMQNFLAELFL; encoded by the coding sequence ATGGCAATCATATCGAATACCGTAGGTTACATGGATGGCGATGTACAGCTGGAAGCATTTTTCGCTTTTGACGATTCTGTGTCAGGCCGTCGCCCGGCGGTTTTAATCAATCACACCTGGGCCGGCAGGGATGAGTTTGTTGCCGAGAAAGCGCGCAAGCTCGCCGGATTGGGTTATGTCGGCTTTGCCGTTGATATGTACGGCAAGGGGATTTTAGGCTCAGGTCCTGAAGAGAACGCCAGACTGATGCAGCCTCTTATGGACGATCGGGCCATGCTGCAAAAACGCATGCAGGCCGCTTTGTACGCTGTCAAATTGCTGCCCTGGGTTGATGACGCTAAGATAGCGGCGATCGGCTTTTGTTTCGGCGGCTTGTGCGTGCTGGATCTGGCCAGAACCGGCGCCGACATAAAAGGCGTGGTCAGCTTTCATGGTCTGTTGGGCGCGCCGGACAATACCCAGAGCAATGCCATCAAGGCAAAGGTGCTTGCGCTGCACGGCCATGATGACCCATTGGCTCCACCCGAGCAGGTGCTGGCGTTTGAGCAGGAAATGACCGCAGCCGGCACGGACTGGCAATTGCATGCCTATGGCCATACCATGCATGCGTTTACCAATCCTGTCGCCAACTATCCTGATTCCGGCATGGTTTATCAACCCGTTGCCGAACGGCGCTCCTGGCAGGCGATGCAAAATTTTCTGGCGGAGTTGTTCCTTTAA
- a CDS encoding prephenate dehydrogenase: MFNRLCIIGVGLIGGSMARAARRCGLSRQIVGYGREQDLENLQTAKRLQVIDDYYLNIGQALENTDCVVIAAPVGAMAGILALLKPFWTEKAIYTDVGSTKGSVIAAARQVFGAVPDNLVPAHPIAGAERSGVEAAVDDLFLNKRLIITPMENTRPDALQKIQHFWENLGSLVSIMDVDHHDAILAATSHLPHILAYSLVDMLGRKDEQSEIFKYAAGGFRDFTRIASSDPTMWLDICSANKNQIIPLIQQLKGELDKIEQMLANDDSRQLFETFTYARNARQRFLDQFEGNNVENNNI; encoded by the coding sequence ATGTTTAACCGGCTCTGCATTATTGGAGTCGGTCTGATCGGCGGCTCAATGGCGCGGGCCGCAAGGCGATGCGGATTAAGCAGGCAGATTGTCGGCTACGGGCGTGAGCAGGATTTGGAAAATCTGCAGACGGCAAAACGGCTGCAGGTCATCGATGATTATTATCTAAATATCGGCCAAGCGCTGGAAAACACCGATTGCGTCGTGATCGCCGCACCGGTTGGAGCAATGGCCGGTATATTGGCCTTGTTGAAGCCGTTCTGGACGGAAAAAGCCATTTATACGGACGTAGGCAGCACCAAGGGCAGCGTCATCGCGGCGGCGAGACAGGTTTTCGGCGCCGTGCCGGATAATCTCGTGCCGGCGCATCCGATTGCTGGGGCGGAAAGAAGCGGTGTGGAAGCCGCCGTGGATGATTTGTTTCTGAACAAGCGCCTGATAATCACGCCAATGGAAAATACCCGGCCGGACGCGTTACAGAAAATCCAGCATTTCTGGGAGAATTTGGGGTCTTTAGTATCCATCATGGATGTTGATCACCATGATGCGATTTTGGCGGCGACCAGCCATCTGCCTCATATTCTTGCGTATTCATTGGTGGATATGCTCGGGCGCAAGGACGAGCAAAGCGAAATCTTCAAGTATGCCGCCGGCGGCTTCAGAGATTTTACCCGTATCGCCTCCAGTGATCCGACGATGTGGCTGGATATATGCTCGGCCAATAAGAATCAAATCATTCCATTAATCCAACAATTAAAGGGTGAGCTGGATAAAATAGAACAGATGCTGGCAAACGATGACAGCCGGCAGCTTTTTGAAACTTTTACGTATGCCCGAAATGCGCGGCAACGCTTTCTTGATCAGTTTGAAGGTAATAATGTCGAAAACAATAACATTTAA
- the hisC gene encoding histidinol-phosphate transaminase → MNNTNSIYNLAVPGVQQLVPYVPGKPIEELERELGLTRIIKLASNENPLGPGKKALEAIEATLPQLALYPDGNGFNLKQALARKYDVQASQITLGNGSNEILELVARAFLTPELEVVFSQHAFAVYPIVTQAVGAKAVVVPAVNYGHDLDAMLQAVTEKTRLVFVANPNNPTGTLVDQASLERFIKALPETCLCVLDEAYYEFVDSTDPVDSINWLKKYPNLLITRTFSKAYGLAGLRVGYGLSSPELADILNRVRQPFNNNMLALAAAEAALSDAEHLQRTIAVNAQGMRQLTDGFKALGLEWIPSHGNFVSVDLKQPGQPVYEALLRKGVIVRPVANYEMPNHLRISIGTEEENRIFLDALTDVLSNV, encoded by the coding sequence ATGAATAACACTAACAGTATTTACAACCTTGCCGTACCTGGCGTGCAACAACTTGTTCCTTATGTGCCCGGTAAACCTATTGAAGAACTGGAACGCGAACTGGGACTGACACGGATTATCAAGCTGGCTTCCAATGAAAATCCCTTGGGGCCGGGGAAAAAAGCGCTGGAGGCTATTGAGGCTACTTTGCCGCAATTGGCGCTGTACCCTGATGGTAATGGCTTTAACTTAAAACAGGCGCTGGCCCGCAAATATGACGTCCAGGCCAGTCAGATCACGCTGGGCAATGGCTCCAATGAAATTCTGGAGCTGGTCGCCCGTGCGTTTTTAACGCCGGAACTGGAAGTGGTGTTTTCGCAGCATGCCTTCGCGGTCTATCCGATTGTGACGCAGGCGGTCGGCGCCAAGGCTGTGGTCGTGCCGGCCGTGAATTACGGTCATGACCTGGATGCGATGCTGCAGGCCGTCACTGAAAAAACGCGGCTCGTTTTTGTCGCTAACCCCAACAATCCAACCGGAACATTGGTCGACCAGGCCAGCCTGGAGCGTTTCATCAAGGCCTTGCCTGAAACCTGTCTGTGCGTGCTCGATGAAGCGTATTATGAATTTGTCGACAGCACAGATCCGGTCGACTCGATCAACTGGCTGAAAAAATATCCCAATCTGCTGATTACCCGTACTTTCTCGAAAGCTTACGGGCTGGCCGGATTGCGCGTAGGGTATGGTCTGTCGAGCCCAGAGCTTGCCGATATACTGAACAGGGTTCGTCAACCTTTCAACAACAACATGCTGGCTTTAGCGGCGGCAGAAGCCGCTTTATCCGATGCTGAGCATCTGCAGAGGACGATTGCCGTCAATGCGCAGGGCATGCGGCAGTTGACGGATGGCTTCAAAGCCCTCGGCCTGGAGTGGATTCCTTCGCATGGTAACTTCGTTTCAGTCGATTTAAAACAGCCGGGCCAGCCAGTTTATGAAGCCCTGCTGAGAAAAGGCGTAATCGTCAGGCCCGTAGCCAATTACGAAATGCCCAACCATTTACGTATCAGCATAGGCACAGAAGAGGAAAACCGGATTTTTCTCGATGCATTAACAGATGTGCTGAGCAATGTTTAA